The Amycolatopsis sp. 195334CR genome window below encodes:
- the asnB gene encoding asparagine synthase (glutamine-hydrolyzing), protein MCGITGWIAYESDLRTRSEVVDAMTATMSCRGPDDSGTWLSEHAALGHRRLAIIDLPGGRQPMTERTPSGDVVLVYSGEAYNFAELREELSAKGHRFTTSSDTEVVLHAYLEWGEGVPEHLNGMYAFAVWDERTRKLLLVRDRMGIKPLYYYPTRDGVLFGSEPKAILANPAAKREVDYDGLRGLLAFTKTPGWSLWKNMYEVEPGSTVTVDDSGIRGRTYWKLTATEHTDSQEATVAKVRELMTDIVHRQLVADVPRCVLLSGGLDSSAVTGLAAPYVANEGEQLRTFSVDFTGQEENFQPDRIRATPDSPYIRDVANLVGSAHQNVVLDSAALSDPEVRRAVVRARDMPGGMGDMDTSLYLLFKAIREQSTVALSGESADEVFGGYLWFHDQAARDADTFPWLAFNELTGSRTAMLRQDVTDGLHLDGYIDDQYRTAVAQVDHLDGESDLERRMRTICHLHLTRFVRMLLDRKDRASMAVGLEVRVPFCDHRLVEYVYNTPWSLKTFDGREKSLLRHATKHVLPESVASRVKSPYPSTQDPHYAEALQKQARELVADRDAAVFQLADREWVTKAAELDSAEVTGEVRQGLDKVLELQTWFEEYGPTLTLG, encoded by the coding sequence ATGTGCGGTATCACCGGGTGGATCGCCTACGAATCGGATCTGCGCACCAGAAGCGAAGTGGTGGACGCGATGACCGCCACCATGTCCTGCCGGGGCCCGGACGACTCCGGCACCTGGCTCAGCGAGCACGCGGCGCTCGGGCACCGCAGGCTCGCCATCATCGACCTGCCCGGCGGCCGCCAGCCGATGACCGAGCGCACCCCGTCCGGCGACGTGGTGCTGGTCTACAGCGGTGAGGCGTACAACTTCGCCGAGCTGCGCGAAGAACTGTCGGCCAAGGGCCACCGGTTCACCACCAGCAGCGACACCGAGGTGGTGCTGCACGCCTACCTCGAATGGGGTGAGGGCGTGCCCGAGCACCTGAACGGGATGTACGCCTTCGCCGTCTGGGACGAGCGCACGCGGAAACTGCTGCTGGTGCGCGACCGCATGGGCATCAAGCCGCTGTACTACTACCCCACGCGCGACGGCGTGCTGTTCGGCTCGGAGCCGAAGGCGATCCTGGCCAATCCGGCCGCCAAGCGCGAAGTCGACTACGACGGCCTGCGCGGGCTGCTGGCGTTCACCAAAACGCCCGGCTGGTCGCTGTGGAAGAACATGTACGAGGTCGAACCGGGCAGCACGGTCACCGTCGACGACTCGGGCATCCGCGGCCGCACCTACTGGAAGCTGACCGCCACCGAGCACACGGATTCCCAGGAAGCCACCGTGGCGAAGGTCCGCGAGCTGATGACCGACATCGTGCACCGGCAACTGGTGGCCGACGTGCCGCGCTGCGTGCTGCTCTCCGGCGGGCTCGACTCCAGCGCGGTCACCGGGCTCGCGGCGCCGTACGTGGCGAACGAGGGCGAGCAGCTGCGCACCTTCTCGGTCGATTTCACCGGGCAGGAGGAGAACTTCCAGCCCGACCGGATCCGCGCGACGCCCGATTCCCCGTACATCCGCGACGTCGCGAACCTGGTCGGCTCGGCGCACCAGAACGTGGTGCTCGATTCGGCCGCGCTGAGCGACCCCGAAGTGCGGCGGGCGGTGGTCCGTGCCCGCGACATGCCCGGCGGCATGGGCGACATGGACACCTCGCTGTACCTGTTGTTCAAAGCGATCCGCGAGCAGTCGACGGTGGCGTTGTCCGGCGAATCGGCGGACGAGGTCTTCGGCGGTTACCTGTGGTTCCACGACCAGGCCGCCCGCGACGCCGACACGTTCCCCTGGCTGGCCTTCAACGAGCTGACCGGCAGCCGGACCGCGATGCTGCGCCAGGACGTCACCGACGGCCTGCACCTGGACGGCTACATCGACGACCAGTACCGCACCGCCGTCGCGCAGGTGGACCACCTCGACGGCGAAAGCGACCTGGAACGCCGGATGCGCACGATCTGCCACCTGCACCTGACCCGGTTCGTGCGCATGCTGCTCGACCGGAAGGACCGCGCCTCGATGGCGGTCGGACTGGAGGTGCGCGTACCGTTCTGCGATCACCGGCTGGTCGAATACGTCTACAACACGCCGTGGTCGCTGAAGACCTTCGACGGCCGGGAGAAGAGCCTGCTGCGGCACGCGACCAAGCACGTGCTGCCGGAGTCGGTGGCTTCGCGGGTGAAGAGCCCGTACCCGTCGACGCAGGATCCGCACTACGCGGAGGCGCTGCAGAAGCAGGCGCGGGAACTGGTGGCCGACCGCGACGCCGCGGTGTTCCAG
- the kdpF gene encoding K(+)-transporting ATPase subunit F, whose amino-acid sequence MSGAGVVANAVGGVLALGLLVYLFVALLRPEKF is encoded by the coding sequence GTGAGCGGCGCGGGGGTCGTGGCCAACGCCGTCGGCGGGGTGCTGGCGCTGGGGCTGCTCGTCTACCTGTTCGTCGCGTTGCTCAGGCCGGAGAAATTCTGA